One Danio rerio strain Tuebingen ecotype United States chromosome 22, GRCz12tu, whole genome shotgun sequence genomic window carries:
- the si:dkey-15h8.17 gene encoding uncharacterized protein isoform X1, which translates to MDEVMMKDLVLSFLPGLSVETLTSLLSFLQEIGVESKEDLALVQEKDLEKYLRPIQCRKLLNGFQGFAVVQLEMIPVPSTSFDPTFLKAPPTVPPSIVSPPSLQIGRPWHAEFQVNWDRMPAAIRKAIAEKARPIPGERKDMVKAVVDQILDHDPNPTRAMCHNIARSIIRTHPECFADMSKNGDIIGDGCYSLLQQIKTRVEYKNRSNTLVRRRKERRPQSEVPDESRDKKKKRGPVDQYGCVRWSPEFPLGETEASLDEMKSHLLTLYSVEGMSGAETAEPFMEKTYVIQRRFLNSVPAPSIAMVKEEWPFLFSLRGIFSHFSVLTDVSILMKFREALETKGSTLLKFCRKTNCHHGVKDVLDSFEPDVSNKAACILLLLLAYFKEPKDAIVLEADPCATAIDVEQSMVLPSSPRLIVQGDAMKATTWMLSLEGQVVMGPLTDITTGLAAIFASYYNFNLKYAEEASCTLEFIQRCFLGINPETGAKSKKQRGNINQSVCTLVRKIIDFEWLSV; encoded by the exons ATGGATGAAGTAATGATGAAAGATTTGGTGTTGTCATTCTTACCGGGCCTCTCCGTTGAAACTCTGACTTCACTACTGAGTTTCTTGCAAGAAATTGGCGTGGAAAGCAAGGAAGATCTTGCTTTGGTACAAGAAAAAGATCTAGAGAAATACCTTCGACCTATTCAGTGTCGGAAGTTACTAAATGGCTTTCAag gatTTGCAGTAGTTCAACTGGAAATGATTCCTGTGCCCTCTACATCTTTTGACCCTACTTTCCTTAAAGCTCCTCCCACTGTACCTCCCAGCATAGTTTCACCTCCCTCCTTGCAGATTGGCAGACCATGGCATGCAGAATTTCAAGTGAATTGGGATAGGATGCCAGCCGCAATTCGCAAAGCAATTGCAGAAAAAGCAAGACCAATTCCTGGCGAAAGAAAAGATATGGTGAAGGCAGTGGTGGATCAAATATTAGATCATGATCCTAACCCAACAAGAGCAATGTGTCACAACATTGCTCGAAGCATTATAAGGACCCATCCAGAGTGCTTTGCTGATATGTCAAAAAATGGAGACATCATTGGTGATGGCTGTTATTCTCTTCTGCAGCAAATTAAAACTAGAGTTGAATATAAGAACAGGAGCAACACCCTGGTGAGACGCCGCAAAGAGAGAAGGCCACAAAGTGAAGTACCAGATGAAagcagagacaaaaaaaaaaaaagaggtcctGTTGATCAGTATGGCTGTGTTAGATGGAGTCCGGAATTTCCTCTTGGTGAAACAGAGGCATCTTTAGATGAAATGAAAAGCCATCTCCTTACCTTGTACTCAGTGGAAGGCATGAGTGGTGCTGAGACTGCTGAGCCTTTTATGGAGAAGACATATGTCATCCAGAGGCGCTTTCTTAACAGTGTGCCTGCACCATCAATTGCCATGGTTAAAGAGGAATGGCCTTTTCTCTTCTCTTTAAGAG gtattttttctcatttttctGTCTTGACCGATGTGTCCATCCTCATGAAGTTCCGAGAGGCCCTGGAAACCAAAGGGAGCACCCTTTTGAAGTTTTGCAGAAAAACCAATTGTCATCATGGGGTTAAGGATGTTTTGGATTCTTTTGAACCGGATGTTTCAAACAAGGCTGCATGCATTCTTTTACTGCTCCTGGCCTATTTCAAAGAGCCAAAGGATGCCATTGTGCTTGAGGCTGAT CCTTGTGCAACAGCCATTGATGTGGAACAAAGTATGGTGCTACCAAGCAGCCCACGGTTGATTGTACAAG GGGACGCAATGAAAGCCACAACGTGGATGTTGTCACTGGAGGGTCAAGTGGTCATGGGACCACTCACAGACATCACAACTGGTTTGGCTGCCATTTTTGCCAGCTACTATAATTTCAAtctgaagtatgcagaagaggCTTCGTGCACTCTGGAATTTATCCAAAG GTGCTTCTTGGGCATCAATCCAGAGACTGGTGCGAAGTCTAAAAAGCAGAGAGGAAACATCAACCAGTCCGTGTGTACACTTGTTAGGAAAATAATAGACTTTGAATGGTTGTCAGTGTAG